The following proteins come from a genomic window of Triticum aestivum cultivar Chinese Spring chromosome 6A, IWGSC CS RefSeq v2.1, whole genome shotgun sequence:
- the LOC123130111 gene encoding peroxidase 70-like: MASSSSCRTWHCLLALLLLSSAAYGQLSPSFYAKTCPRLELVVRSTMTKALLADRRMGASLLRLYFHDCFVQGCDGSILLDDMGSFVGEKTAPPNGNTVRGYEVIDEIKKNVELVCPGVVSCADITALAARDGVFLLGGPSWKVPLGQRDSTTANLNEANSDLSVTSLSLDVLIASFAKKNLSPRDLTALLGAHTIGFSQCVNFRDHIYNGTDIDPAFATLRKRSCPAQAPNGDSNLAPLDVQTQLVFDNAYYHNLVAKRGLLSADQLLFGGGSQDALVRQYAANPKLFESDFVTAMIKMGSLGPPSGTPTQIRRNCRVVNS; this comes from the exons ATGGCTTCCAGCTCTAGCTGTAGGACATGGCATTGCTTGcttgctctcctcctcctctcctcggcGGCCTACGGGCAGCTCTCGCCGTCGTTCTATGCGAAGACCTGCCCTAGGCTGGAACTGGTCGTGCGCTCCACCATGACCAAGGCACTCCTCGCCGATCGGCGAATGGGGGCGTCTCTCCTCAGGCTCTACTTCCATGACTGCTTTGTTCAA GGCTGTGACGGGTCCATTCTCTTGGATGACATGGGTAGCTTCGTGGGCGAGAAGACCGCCCCTCCGAACGGGAATACGGTGAGGGGCTACGAGGTGATCGACGAGATCAAGAAGAACGTGGAGCTGGTCTGCCCTGgcgtcgtctcctgcgccgacatcaCCGCCCTCGCAGCCAGGGATGGCGTGTTTCTG CTAGGCGGGCCCAGCTGGAAGGTGCCGCTCGGCCAGCGGGACTCGACGACGGCCAACCTGAATGAGGCCAACAGCGACCTCTCGGTGACCAGCTTAAGCCTCGACGTGCTCATCGCCTCGTTCGCCAAGAAGAACCTGAGCCCGCGGGACCTGACTGCGCTGTTGGGCGCGCACACCATTGGCTTCTCGCAGTGCGTCAACTTCCGCGACCACATCTACAACGGCACCGACATCGACCCGGCGTTCGCAACGCTGCGCAAGCGCTCCTGCCCCGCCCAGGCCCCTAACGGCGACAGCAATCTCGCGCCGTTAGACGTGCAGACGCAGCTCGTATTCGACAATGCCTACTACCACAACCTGGTAGCCAAGCGCGGCCTGCTGAGCGCCGACCAGTTGCTCTTCGGCGGCGGCTCCCAGGACGCGCTGGTGCGCCAGTACGCCGCCAACCCGAAGCTTTTCGAGTCCGACTTCGTGACGGCCATGATCAAGATGGGGAGCCTCGGCCCGCCCAGCGGAACCCCCACCCAGATTAGACGCAACTGCAGGGTGGTCAACAGCTAG